A stretch of Faecalibacterium duncaniae DNA encodes these proteins:
- the jag gene encoding RNA-binding cell elongation regulator Jag/EloR, translated as MIRTQEATGKTVDEARAKACALLGVQADDLNVSYEVLEMPQKTGFLGLKTTPAKVRVSVEEPDAPAAPVVEEKVEPEVKPVVEETPAEEPKAEEPAAAPVAEEAAPVEETADPAAEGEEPEVPINIEENAKVKAAVDYLKEVIALMGVENVTFSAVQKGEATIIRLDGEKLGALIGRRGETMESLSYLASLVANRLEGDYIKLGLDVAGYRDKRENDLTVLAQRIGNKVRKTGRSFAMEPMNPYERRIIHSAIGKMEGVRSESKGEGRDRRVVIYSTAPDAQTDNTYGERRPRGNGRRPGGSRNGGFRGGRGSSPRNGGPRNGRPAGSRGPRPSSVPERTYAPRDAETAAPVAPKRTERVDDFADFSFGKIEL; from the coding sequence ATGATCCGTACTCAGGAAGCGACCGGCAAGACGGTCGATGAAGCCCGCGCAAAAGCCTGCGCCCTGCTGGGCGTGCAGGCCGACGACCTGAATGTGAGCTATGAAGTGCTCGAAATGCCCCAGAAAACCGGTTTTCTGGGCCTGAAGACCACCCCCGCCAAGGTGCGTGTGAGCGTGGAAGAGCCCGATGCCCCGGCCGCTCCCGTGGTGGAGGAGAAGGTGGAGCCTGAGGTGAAGCCTGTTGTGGAGGAAACTCCCGCTGAGGAACCCAAGGCCGAGGAGCCTGCCGCTGCCCCTGTGGCAGAGGAGGCCGCTCCCGTTGAGGAGACTGCTGACCCCGCCGCAGAGGGTGAGGAGCCGGAAGTTCCCATCAACATCGAAGAGAACGCCAAGGTCAAGGCTGCTGTGGACTACCTGAAGGAAGTCATTGCTCTGATGGGCGTGGAGAATGTCACCTTCAGCGCCGTGCAGAAGGGCGAGGCCACCATCATCCGTCTGGATGGCGAGAAGCTGGGTGCCCTGATCGGCCGCCGCGGCGAGACCATGGAGAGCCTGTCCTATCTGGCAAGCCTGGTGGCCAACCGCCTGGAAGGCGATTACATCAAGCTGGGCCTGGATGTGGCCGGCTACCGCGATAAGCGTGAAAATGACCTGACCGTGCTGGCACAGCGCATTGGCAACAAGGTGCGCAAGACCGGCCGCAGCTTTGCCATGGAGCCCATGAACCCCTACGAGCGCCGCATCATCCACTCTGCCATCGGCAAGATGGAGGGTGTGCGCAGCGAGAGCAAGGGGGAGGGCCGTGACCGCCGTGTGGTCATCTACTCCACTGCTCCCGATGCCCAGACCGACAACACCTACGGCGAGCGCCGCCCGCGGGGCAACGGCCGCCGCCCCGGCGGCAGCCGCAATGGCGGCTTCCGCGGCGGACGCGGCAGCAGCCCCCGGAATGGCGGTCCCCGCAATGGCCGCCCCGCAGGCAGCCGCGGTCCCCGTCCTTCCAGCGTGCCCGAGCGCACCTATGCTCCCCGTGACGCGGAGACTGCCGCACCCGTGGCACCCAAGCGCACCGAGCGCGTGGATGATTTTGCCGATTTCAGCTTCGGCAAGATCGAGCTGTAA